A region of Thermococcus barossii DNA encodes the following proteins:
- the purS gene encoding phosphoribosylformylglycinamidine synthase subunit PurS, with the protein MRWKVTVIVRLKEGLNDPEGRVIGNALRNLGYAVENLRVPKYFEFELESEKPEQEVEEMCKKLLANPLIHNYEYSIEPVS; encoded by the coding sequence ATGAGATGGAAGGTTACCGTCATCGTTCGCCTTAAGGAAGGCCTCAACGACCCGGAAGGAAGGGTCATAGGAAACGCCCTCAGGAACCTCGGCTACGCGGTGGAGAACCTTCGCGTTCCCAAGTACTTCGAGTTCGAGCTGGAGAGCGAGAAGCCTGAGCAAGAGGTCGAGGAGATGTGTAAAAAACTCCTTGCCAACCCGCTGATCCACAACTACGAGTACAGCATCGAACCGGTGAGCTGA